GCTCAGTCCCTCACTTGAGTTGTCTATGTCTGTGCGCTACTGGGCTGTCATCGGCATGTTGATTACTGCTCTGGCCTGGGCTGGAAACGCACTGATCGCCCGCGCCAGCGCGGGTATGCTGCCGCCGATCAGCCTGTCATTCTGGCGTTGGACTCTGGCTTTGCTGCTGCTGTTGCCCTTTACCATCAAGGGGCTCTGGCGATATCGCCAACTGCTGTTGGATAACTGGCTGCGTGTCGCCGGCTGGCCGCCTTGAGTATTTCCTCCTACAACACCTTGTTGTATCAGGCGGCGCAAAGTACCAGTGCAATCAATCTCACCCTGGTGGGCACCGGGCTGCCGGTGGCCGCTTTCTTCTGATCCGTCGTGCTGTTGCGCCAATGGCCGGCTCGTGCAACGGTAGGCGGAGCCTTGCTGGGGCTCTGTGGGTTTCTGCTGATCCTGACTGGAGGTCAGTCAGCGCACCTGCTCGGGCTGCATTTCAATGATGGCGACCTGATCATGCTGGCGGCAGTTTTATCCTGGGGGTTGTATACGGTCTTGTTGCAGCGCTGGGTGATGCCGGTCCCGGGTCTGGTGCTGATGGCGGCCATGCTGCTTTGCGGTGTGCCGCTGTTGGTTCCCTTCTTCTTGTGGGAGCTGATACATCTCGGTTCGATGCCGGTTACCTGGCAGGCCGCAGGCGCGGTGGGTTATACCGCCGTATTTGCTTCTCTGGTGGCCTATGTCGCCTGGAATAACGGGGTCAAGGTATTGGGTCCGGCGACAGCATCGCTGTTCAGCTACCTGGTGCCGGCCTTCACCGCCTTGCTGGGAATAATACTGTTGGGTGAGCAGCTGTACTGATATCACCTGGCGGGCGGTGCATTGACCTTCATGGGGCTGCTGGTGCCGACACCTTGGCGTTAGTCAGTGCCGGAAACTGCCTTCAGCCAGGCAGTGCATTCTCCGATAAGCCTGGGCTGACTGGGCCCGGCATTGATCTTTCAAATAGGTCTTGGCTGCCTTTCGACAGGTTCGATATTCCATCGATCCCTTTCGATGTCGACCATTGGCACAGAAGTCCTCATTGATGATGAGGTTGTCTCTCCAGCGATAGTTTCCGGTCCACCAATACGAACTGCGTCGGGCATCTATCCACCGCAGCGTGACATTTCTGCTGCCGTTCAGGTTCTGCTGGCGCGCCTGTGGCTTTCTGGCTGCTGAGGCATGGCTGGCTGTGGACGATGGAATGGTATTTACGTCTGTTCTTGGTCGGTAATTTCCATCATTGAAACTGGTTTGCCGGCGGGCACTTTCCACGTATGCAGTCTGCCGCTTTTGCTCAATGTCATTCCGGAAAGCTTGTTCCGGCGTTGGCGTGCTGCGTTGAAGGGCGGCAGATGCAGGAGATACCGAGGCGGCGGTGGATTCGTTGGTGTTCGTGGATGGTGCTATCTGGCGGGAGAAGTAGGTTGACCATCCATTGCGATCCGCCATGAACAGGATGCCGATAACCAGCCCGACGGCTATCGCTACAGATAAGCTGAAATAGGATTTTCGCATAGCTCTGACGCGCCGGGGCGCATCATCCCAATCTGCTTTCAAGCTTCCCTCCCTCCCTGGCGACTGCTCAATACCGTCCTGGGTAGAGCGATTGTTGCTTCCTTTCAATAAGGCTTATATTGGCATACTTTGAGAGTCAGCAATAAAAAAAGGCCTAGCCGAAGCTAAGCCTTTGAAATCGTTGGTGGCTACACCTGGACTTGAACCAGGGACCCCAGCATTATGAATTATCTGCTTATGGTCCCGTTGCGCCTTGAGTCCGCATGAATAGGGGCTTTCAGCTTGTCCATAACCCCGCAAAAACCCACCTTTTCAGAAAAACAGGCCAAAATGGTCAGCGCAGATCGTAGCGGTTTGCTTGCCTGCATGCATGAGACTGGTCGCCTGCTCCCGTGTCGCATTTCCGCCGCCAGAGTTGATGGCTCTGGGCTTTGTATTTTCTGCATTCCGTTGAGCCTTCTTTGAAGGGCCAGCAACTCATTTTGGTTTCTTTTACAACAGTTACATAAGGCTGCTTTCGTTGTTGAGGCTGTACTGGCTGAGGTTGTGACCGTGGCATTCGTATTGTATTCACGGTGGCAGGCGGGATGTAGTTGCTATCGGTGAAAACGCTTTTTTGCTTTTCAGGTCGCTGTACTGGCTCTGGCTCAGACCATTGTATTTCAGCAGGTTCTGAAACGTAGTCTTCGGTTATGCCAAGCATCTTGTTCACTTGGTCAAGATAGGGATCTTCGGCTGCTTCCCCGATTGGACGGAATGGGTTGCTTTCCATTCGTTCTGAGGGGCGTTGCGTTTCTAGCTTGCTAGAAAAATCTTGTTTTGATTCCTTTGCTATTTGTACAGCTTTCGGTAAAAGCTCGGTGGCATACAGCCCCATAAATATCAGCCCTGTTGCACTCACCAGGGCAACCATGAAATGCCTGTTGCTGTTGCGACGGCGTATTCTTGAGGGCGTATCTTCCCAATCTGCTTTCATTCCTTTTCCCTTCCATGGCTTCGGGCATACCAGCGTCTAGCTACTTTCTCAGTGATCGCTATCCCGCGCTGTGATTGGTCAAGTTTTGATTTGCTTCGTGGTATTCGGGGCTTATCTGTCCGCTTTCTGGTGCAATTTTTCCAGATACCAACCACAAGGCATACTCTGGATAGAGATTCACGATTGAGTTGATATCGTCTTCATTTGCCCGTCTGCCGCCCTTTCTTAGCGCATACCATTTTTCACGATCAATCCCGCTCAGCTCTTCCAGCTTTTTTGCTGTGAGCTTTTGATATTCCCAGATTGAAACTATGCGCTCTCTTATCATTCCAAAATCTTCTAAGTAATTAGCATATATTGCTAGCTAATATACGCCAGGTACCTATAATTAGCATTAAGTGATTAGTAAATAGTGCCAATCACGTTTTGCTACCGATTTGTCAATTATAGGGTATTTCCATGGAACAAACAGGAGTAATGGGGTTGAACCTTGATGGCGACGGATCGCTGACCGTGATCCGCAATGCTCCGTTGTGTACTCAAGATGCGTTTTCTCAGCTGCTGGGTTCTGCTGACGTAACCCCTGATGTTGTCCGTGGCTGGGTCGAGACCTCAACCATTCCCACCGTGAAAATCGGTCGGCGTCGCCTGGTCAACCTTGCCCAGATCACCCGCGACCTTGAGCGTGGAAAAACCATATTCTGCAAAGGGGATTACGGCGATGAATAAGCAATTTGCACTTGCCCAGCTCAAGCGGCAATTTTCTGAGCTCCATCGCTTTGAGTCCAATCTTGACGATCAACAGGCGGCAATTCTCCTCTATGGCGGACTGACTGGATTCATCGCAGGTCTGGAATGCGGTGATGTCATCACTTTCTCAGAGGCAGGCTTTCTCCGGGTGCTGGCAAGCAATGCCTTCTTAAATTCAAGGCGTGCCGCATGATCCCTGTCCAGTACCGCCCCAGGCATAACCCCGGCTGCACCTGCGTCGTGTGCTGGACCAACGATTTCCACCGGGAAATGACCCTGCGCAATGAGTCGAGGGCCACCCGTTGCTGCCAGATCTTGGCGAATCCCGAGGCTGCACTGCCTGTTCAGTCCAATTTTTTCATGCAGTTAGATGAGGTATCCCAATGACTACGATTCCCCCACGACAGAAGGTTGTCGAGGACAAGGACCGCCGTTTCTACGTCCACGCACCGTCATCGGTCTATCTGTCATTGCAACAGGAAGCCGTACAGCGCGGAACCAACGTGTGGACCCTCGGCGGCCTGGTGCTTGCTCAATGGTTGAGTGCGGGTTGTCCTGATCTCGCTGCTTCCTCTGAATCCCCCTGCCCGTCACCGTCGCCAGTCGCGGGACCGTCTCGGAGTGCTGGGGAGTGAGCGTCAAGGGCCGAAGGGCGGAGCGGACCCTTGACGCTCAGTCCACAGCGCTCAGGTTCCATCAGCGACAGGCGGTGGTGTCGGGTTGGGGGATGAACCCCTGCCCAGAACCTGAGACCCGAGCGGTTTTGAATTTGGTTTTGAGTGAGCAGAGCTCGCAAAGGCCAGGGATCGTTACCCGGCAGGGCGGAGACAGTAACAAAGTGAATGACTCCGTGAGCGTAGCGAATAGAGCCCGTAAAGGCCCCCAGCAAGTACAGCAACTTATTTTGGATTTTGAAGAGCATTTATCAGCTGATTTGCCTTTTTGTTACAGAGGGCTTCGCTACGTGCTGGATATTTTAGCCAGAACGCATCTAGACCGTGACATCACGGACAAGGTTAGTGATCCCGCATGGCTGGAGACATTTCACCGTAATGTTGCTGGATACCTAAGTGAATGCGGCGGCATGGCCGGCCAATGGTGACCGCAGTGAACATCAAATATCGCATGTGGTTACGTACTCTGCGTTTTGTAGCAAGTAACTGGCTTGTTCCGTTCCTGCTGGGAATGGCAGCCGCAATGTTTATCCAAGCTGATCACGCCGTCGAGTTAGCCGAGGCGATAGTTCAAGTTTGTCAACAATCTTTTAACACGCCCACTGACGGGCAATAACCGTAAGTCGAAAAAAGGAAGAGAGCATGTTCCAGATTCCAACGCTGAAAAGTACCAAAACGCTGTTTGTCATCAACAAAGATTTTTACGTGAAAAAGGACACTGCCGAAATTCGTGCTTCGGTCGAAGTACTGGTTCCCGCTGGTGGCACTCGCCCCAACAAAGTGGGCTATTCGGTTGCCAGCTTTACCGCTGAGCAAGAGGTTTACGACGCGCTGAACCTCGCAAACGGCCCGATCATGGCAACCTTCGAAACTGAGCCGCGGGAAAGCCGTAACGGCTTCGGAAACACCACCAACACCGACCACCTGGTCAGAGTGATTGCGGACCAGAGCCAGAATAAACCAGCTCCGTCTACCAACCAGCCCCAGGCAAAGGCTAACTGATCATGATCAAGACGCCAGCCCATTATCAGCGCCGCGCTCGTCGCAAGTTGCTGCGGCTGGCGTTCTATACGGTATTTGGCAGCGTAGCCGGTGGCCTGCTTTATCTGGCAGCCGGTCTTTATCTGCCGATGTTTCTGTGAGGTTTAAATGAAATTTCTTGCTTGTGATGGAGCTTGGTCTGTTGGCTCGGGTGCTATTGCCTGTGACGGCACACTGATCACTATTACAAGCGAGGAAATAGCAGAGGAAATTAGTTCCCCTGCTTTAACACCAGAGGAGTCTCAACAGTTGATCGACGCATCACTGCTTATATTTGCGGCGGTCTTCGGCTTCCTGGTACTTAAAAAACTGTTGTGAGGGTTCAGATATGAAAGGCATTTTCAAGAAAGTTGGCGCTGGTGTTGGTCTGCTGGCCGCTGGTACTGGTGTTGCAATGGCGGACTCTACCGCCGCCATTGCATCTTTGACCGGTGTTTCTGGTGATGTTGAAACGATTGGTTGGGCTGTGCTCGGTGTTTTGATCGTGGCTGCTGGTTTCAAATACATGCGTCGCGCTATCTGATGTACCGCCCCTGGGCAACCAGGGGCATTCCTTCACAGGGAGGCCCGGAAAATGTCGATTGATCCCAACACTTATTATCTGATTGTCGTAACCGCAGCTTTTGCGGTTTTGTTTTTTGGGCGGGTGTGATTATGCGGCGAATATTGTTTCTTGTTTTGATGATGTCGAGTATTGGGGCTTGGGCTGAGGATTATTATTGGTTAACTAATAACACTCATGGTGTTGTCGGTCGCGGGAGTACGCCAACTGAGGCTTATAGTAACGGATACCATGGGCAACGCGGTTATTTGCCGGAGATTGTAGAGAAAAAAGAAACCAGATGGAAATTTGGCGCATTAGACCCGAACACTGGAGTGAGGATTGCATTTGTCGATGTTACTCGGCATGGCGACTCTTGCCCCAATCCTGATGATGTATACAACCCCGAAACCGGCTCTTGTGATGAGCCCGATGAACCTGAAAAGTGTGAATCCACCCAGGGCATGGGCGCTGGGCATATGTTTTTGGCTAATACTCGTACTAACCCTTATGACCCTTGGCCAACTGGCTCTCCTGAAGCGCCTTATTCTGTTTGCCGTGCTGGTTGCCGTTTTACTGCTGATTCCGGTGAGGGTAAAACGTCATGCGGTACGTTAGTTGGGGGTGACTCCCTACAGCAATTTTGTGTTCGCATGTATACCGGGCAGGGTACTGAATGTGAAGGCGGTGAAAACCCCATGTTTTCGGGTCCTGGGCTCGGTGGTGGCGGT
Above is a genomic segment from Halopseudomonas litoralis containing:
- a CDS encoding EamA family transporter, whose translation is MSVRYWAVIGMLITALAWAGNALIARASAGMLPPISLSFWRWTLALLLLLPFTIKGLWRYRQLLLDNWLRVAGWPP
- a CDS encoding DMT family transporter, yielding MLLRQWPARATVGGALLGLCGFLLILTGGQSAHLLGLHFNDGDLIMLAAVLSWGLYTVLLQRWVMPVPGLVLMAAMLLCGVPLLVPFFLWELIHLGSMPVTWQAAGAVGYTAVFASLVAYVAWNNGVKVLGPATASLFSYLVPAFTALLGIILLGEQLY
- a CDS encoding DNA-binding protein, which gives rise to MIRERIVSIWEYQKLTAKKLEELSGIDREKWYALRKGGRRANEDDINSIVNLYPEYALWLVSGKIAPESGQISPEYHEANQNLTNHSAG
- a CDS encoding DNA-binding protein, whose amino-acid sequence is MGLNLDGDGSLTVIRNAPLCTQDAFSQLLGSADVTPDVVRGWVETSTIPTVKIGRRRLVNLAQITRDLERGKTIFCKGDYGDE
- a CDS encoding major capsid protein: MKGIFKKVGAGVGLLAAGTGVAMADSTAAIASLTGVSGDVETIGWAVLGVLIVAAGFKYMRRAI